Proteins encoded by one window of Pseudomonas sp. LS44:
- the rseP gene encoding sigma E protease regulator RseP yields MNTLYMVLGLLVALGVLVTFHEFGHFWVARRCGVKVLRFSVGFGTPLLRWHDRRGTEFVVAAIPLGGYVKMLDEREAEVPAELLDQTFNRKTVLQRIAIVSAGPIANFLLALVFFWLLAMLGSQQVRPVIGAIEAGSLAERAGLMAGQEIVAVNGESTPGWAAVNLQMVRRLGESGTLDVSVREAGSTVDSAHQVLLSDWLKGVDEPDPISSLGIRPWRPQVPPVLAQLDPEGPAQAAGLQIGDHLLSLDGVALRDWQQLVDNVRGRPGDAISLRVERAGQQQDIRLTLAARGKGEARSGYLGAGVQGVDWPPEMLREVSFGPLDALGEGFRRTWTMSVLTLDSLKKMLFGELSVKNLSGPITIAKVAGASAQSGLGDFLNFLAYLSISLGVLNLLPIPVLDGGHLLFYMIEWVRGRPLSERVQGWGMQIGISLVLGVMLLAFVNDLSRL; encoded by the coding sequence ATGAACACGCTTTACATGGTGCTGGGCCTCCTCGTTGCGCTCGGAGTGTTGGTGACTTTTCACGAGTTCGGACACTTTTGGGTCGCCCGTCGTTGCGGCGTCAAAGTGCTGCGCTTTTCAGTGGGGTTTGGCACGCCGTTGCTCCGTTGGCATGATCGGCGCGGTACCGAGTTTGTGGTTGCGGCCATTCCGCTGGGCGGCTACGTGAAAATGTTGGACGAGCGCGAAGCCGAAGTCCCAGCTGAGTTGCTCGATCAGACGTTCAACCGCAAAACCGTCCTCCAGCGGATCGCGATTGTTTCCGCTGGCCCGATTGCCAACTTTTTACTGGCGTTGGTGTTCTTTTGGCTGCTGGCGATGCTGGGCAGCCAACAAGTGCGTCCAGTCATCGGTGCCATCGAGGCTGGCAGTCTCGCTGAGCGCGCGGGCCTCATGGCAGGCCAGGAAATCGTGGCAGTCAACGGTGAGTCGACACCTGGCTGGGCCGCAGTCAACTTACAGATGGTTCGTCGTCTTGGTGAAAGCGGCACGCTCGATGTCTCAGTGCGTGAAGCGGGCTCCACTGTCGATAGCGCGCATCAGGTGCTGCTGAGCGATTGGCTAAAGGGTGTCGATGAGCCCGATCCGATCTCGTCCCTGGGGATTCGCCCCTGGCGGCCACAGGTTCCGCCGGTTCTGGCGCAGTTGGATCCCGAAGGTCCGGCGCAGGCCGCTGGCCTGCAAATCGGCGACCATCTTTTGAGTCTTGACGGCGTTGCGCTACGCGATTGGCAGCAGCTGGTCGACAACGTTCGTGGTCGCCCGGGTGACGCCATTTCACTGCGCGTTGAGCGCGCCGGTCAGCAGCAAGACATTCGTCTGACTTTGGCCGCGCGCGGCAAGGGTGAGGCACGTAGCGGCTACCTGGGGGCCGGAGTGCAAGGGGTTGATTGGCCGCCGGAAATGCTTCGCGAGGTCAGCTTCGGCCCGCTCGATGCGCTTGGCGAGGGTTTCCGGCGCACTTGGACCATGAGCGTCTTGACCCTTGATTCACTTAAGAAAATGCTCTTTGGCGAGCTCTCGGTAAAAAACTTGAGCGGGCCGATAACCATTGCTAAAGTGGCGGGCGCTTCAGCCCAGTCCGGCTTGGGGGACTTTCTTAATTTCCTAGCCTATCTGAGCATTAGCTTGGGGGTTCTGAATCTATTGCCGATCCCCGTCTTAGATGGGGGGCATTTGCTCTTCTATATGATCGAATGGGTGCGTGGGCGCCCATTGTCCGAGCGCGTACAGGGTTGGGGGATGCAGATCGGCATTAGTTTGGTCTTGGGGGTGATGTTGCTCGCCTTTGTCAATGATCTGAGTCGACTGTAA
- the frr gene encoding ribosome recycling factor gives MINEIKQDAQERMKKSVESLDHAFAKIRTGRAHPSILDSVMVSYYGTDTPLRQVANVVAEDSRTLALTVFDRSMIQAVEKAIMTSDLGLNPATAGTTIRVPMPALTEETRKGFTKQARQEAESARVALRNIRRDALAQLKDLVKEKEISEDDERRGADDVQKITDKFVAEVDKALENKETDLMAV, from the coding sequence ATGATCAACGAGATCAAGCAAGACGCGCAGGAGCGCATGAAGAAATCGGTCGAATCGCTGGATCATGCGTTCGCCAAGATTCGTACGGGCCGAGCTCATCCAAGTATTCTCGACAGCGTCATGGTGTCGTACTACGGCACCGATACACCGCTACGGCAGGTTGCTAACGTGGTCGCCGAGGATTCTCGAACCCTGGCGCTTACCGTGTTTGACCGCAGCATGATCCAGGCAGTTGAGAAGGCGATCATGACCTCCGATCTGGGCCTGAATCCAGCCACAGCGGGCACCACTATTCGTGTGCCGATGCCGGCGCTGACTGAGGAAACCCGTAAAGGTTTCACCAAGCAGGCGCGCCAAGAGGCGGAAAGCGCCCGTGTGGCGTTGCGCAATATTCGCCGTGACGCTTTGGCGCAGCTGAAAGACCTGGTTAAGGAAAAGGAAATCAGCGAAGACGACGAGCGTCGTGGTGCAGACGACGTGCAGAAGATCACTGATAAGTTCGTTGCCGAAGTCGACAAGGCTCTGGAAAACAAAGAAACGGATCTGATGGCTGTTTGA
- a CDS encoding phosphatidate cytidylyltransferase — translation MLKQRIITALILLPIALGGFFLLDGASFALFIGAVVTLGAWEWARLAGFTSQLARIAYAGLVAASILLLYLARGQMPWLAGLVLLAALLWWLAAILLVLGYPASSRYWASMPSKVVIGLLILLPAWQGLVLFKEWPLANWLIVAVMVLVWAADIGAYFSGKAFGRRKLAPQVSPGKSWEGLIGGLLVSLLIVVAVGCYRDWAAQDFIFGLLGAAAVVLISVVGDLTESMFKRQAGVKDSSHLLPGHGGVLDRIDSLTAAIPVFAMLLWAAGWGAL, via the coding sequence ATGTTGAAGCAGCGCATCATCACCGCCTTGATTCTGTTGCCCATCGCTTTGGGCGGTTTTTTCCTGCTGGACGGGGCGAGCTTTGCGCTGTTCATCGGCGCGGTGGTGACGCTCGGTGCCTGGGAGTGGGCGCGCTTGGCTGGTTTCACTAGTCAGCTGGCGCGTATCGCCTACGCCGGGTTGGTCGCCGCTTCGATCTTGCTGCTGTATCTGGCTCGCGGGCAAATGCCGTGGCTGGCGGGGCTGGTGTTACTGGCGGCCTTGCTGTGGTGGCTGGCGGCCATTCTATTGGTGTTGGGTTATCCGGCGAGCAGCCGTTATTGGGCAAGCATGCCGAGCAAGGTCGTTATTGGCCTGTTGATTCTGTTGCCGGCCTGGCAGGGCTTGGTGCTGTTCAAGGAGTGGCCGCTGGCTAACTGGCTGATCGTCGCCGTGATGGTGCTGGTGTGGGCGGCCGATATCGGTGCCTATTTTTCCGGCAAAGCATTTGGGCGCCGCAAACTCGCTCCGCAGGTCAGTCCTGGGAAAAGTTGGGAAGGCTTGATTGGCGGCTTGCTGGTGAGCTTGTTGATCGTGGTGGCGGTCGGTTGTTATCGCGACTGGGCCGCGCAGGATTTCATCTTCGGTTTGCTTGGCGCGGCGGCGGTCGTGCTGATTTCAGTGGTTGGTGATCTGACCGAAAGTATGTTCAAGCGCCAGGCTGGGGTGAAAGACAGTAGTCATCTGCTGCCGGGACATGGCGGTGTGCTCGATCGAATCGACAGCCTGACAGCGGCCATTCCAGTTTTTGCGATGCTGCTTTGGGCTGCAGGCTGGGGCGCGCTGTGA
- the bamA gene encoding outer membrane protein assembly factor BamA — protein sequence MKRLLLPVVLATLMIAEVHAESFTISDIRVNGLQRVSAGSVFGALPLNVGDNADDRELVEATRALFKTGFFQDIQLGREGNVLVITVIERPSISSIEIEGNKAITTEDLLKGLNQSGLSEGEIFQRATLEGVRNELQRQYVAQGRYSAGIETEVIPQPRNRVALKININEGTVAAIQHINVVGNTVFAEQDLIDLFELKTSNWLSFFKNDDKYAREKLSGDLERLRSYYLDRGYINMDISSTQVSITPDKKHVYITVNVDEGQKYSVREVKLSGDLKVPEEEVKSLLLVKQGQVFSRKVMTTTSELITRRLGNEGYTFANVNGVPEAHDDDHTVSITFVVDPGKRAYVNRINFRGNTKTEDEVLRREMRQMEGGWASTYLIDQSKTRLERLGYFKEVNVETPQVAGTDDQVDVNYSVEEQPSGSITASVGFAQNAGLILGGSISQNNFLGTGNKVSIGLTRSEYQSRYNFGYVDPYWTVDGVSLGYNAFYRATDYDDLDVDVSSYAVDSYGLGMSIGYPISETSRLTYGLTVQQDDINTGVYTVDEIMDFIDQEGDNYLNFKGSIGWSESTLNKGVMATRGHSQSLVLETTLPGSDLSFYKLDYRGQIFKPLTQQTALRFHTELGYGDSYGSTSELPFYEHYYAGGFNSVRGFEDSSLGPRGTPSKVTVVDPATNNVVVVDGPGADGRFTDPDQDPLPFGGNVMIQGGVEYLFPMPFVKDQRQLRTVLFWDVGNVFDTNCTTEQKNNKANDSSCDVDFNNLASSVGVGLTWITALGPLSFSLAMPVKKPDEADTQVFQFSLGQTF from the coding sequence ATGAAACGTCTGCTGCTGCCTGTGGTGCTAGCCACATTGATGATCGCCGAAGTTCACGCCGAGTCCTTCACCATTTCCGATATTCGCGTCAATGGCCTGCAGCGGGTATCCGCCGGCAGCGTATTCGGCGCCTTGCCGCTTAACGTTGGTGATAATGCCGATGACCGCGAGCTGGTCGAAGCAACGCGTGCGCTGTTCAAGACGGGCTTCTTCCAAGATATCCAGCTCGGCCGTGAAGGTAATGTACTGGTCATTACCGTGATCGAACGCCCATCCATTTCGAGTATCGAGATTGAGGGCAACAAGGCGATCACTACCGAAGACCTGCTCAAGGGTCTGAATCAATCGGGTTTGTCAGAAGGCGAGATCTTCCAACGCGCTACTTTGGAAGGCGTGCGCAACGAGCTGCAGCGCCAGTATGTTGCCCAAGGTCGCTATTCTGCCGGTATTGAAACGGAAGTGATTCCCCAGCCGCGTAACCGCGTGGCGCTGAAGATCAATATCAATGAAGGTACGGTCGCCGCTATCCAGCACATCAACGTGGTGGGTAACACCGTTTTCGCGGAGCAGGATCTGATTGATCTGTTCGAGTTGAAGACCAGTAACTGGCTGTCTTTCTTTAAAAATGACGACAAGTATGCCCGTGAGAAACTTTCCGGCGACTTGGAGCGCCTGCGCTCCTACTACCTTGATCGTGGTTATATCAACATGGATATTTCCTCGACGCAGGTATCCATTACTCCCGACAAGAAACATGTCTACATCACCGTCAACGTGGATGAAGGACAAAAATACAGCGTTCGCGAGGTTAAGCTTTCTGGTGACCTGAAAGTGCCTGAGGAGGAAGTCAAATCCCTGCTGCTGGTTAAGCAAGGTCAGGTCTTCTCGCGCAAAGTGATGACCACTACTTCTGAGCTCATCACCCGCCGCCTGGGTAACGAGGGCTATACCTTTGCCAACGTCAACGGCGTCCCCGAGGCGCATGATGACGATCATACTGTTTCGATCACCTTTGTCGTTGATCCGGGCAAGCGCGCTTACGTCAATCGCATCAACTTCCGCGGTAACACCAAGACCGAAGATGAAGTGCTGCGTCGCGAGATGCGCCAAATGGAAGGCGGCTGGGCTTCTACCTATTTGATCGACCAATCGAAGACGCGCCTCGAACGTTTGGGTTACTTCAAAGAAGTCAACGTTGAAACTCCGCAGGTCGCCGGTACCGATGACCAGGTCGATGTCAATTACAGCGTTGAAGAGCAGCCGTCCGGTTCCATTACTGCCAGCGTGGGTTTTGCCCAGAACGCCGGTCTGATCCTCGGCGGCTCCATTAGCCAGAACAACTTCCTCGGCACGGGTAACAAAGTCAGCATCGGCTTGACACGTAGCGAATACCAGAGCCGCTATAACTTCGGCTACGTTGACCCCTATTGGACAGTCGACGGTGTAAGCCTGGGTTACAACGCCTTCTACCGCGCTACCGATTACGACGACCTGGATGTCGATGTATCCAGCTATGCGGTTGACAGTTATGGTTTGGGTATGAGTATCGGTTATCCGATCAGCGAAACCTCGCGCCTGACCTATGGCCTGACCGTTCAGCAGGACGACATTAATACCGGCGTCTACACCGTCGACGAAATCATGGATTTCATCGATCAGGAAGGCGACAACTACCTAAACTTCAAAGGCTCGATCGGCTGGTCTGAGTCGACGCTGAACAAAGGCGTGATGGCAACGCGCGGTCACTCGCAGAGTCTGGTGCTCGAAACGACCTTGCCGGGTAGCGATCTGTCGTTCTACAAGCTGGATTATCGTGGCCAGATCTTCAAGCCGCTAACTCAGCAAACGGCGCTGCGTTTTCATACCGAGCTTGGTTATGGCGACAGCTACGGCTCGACCTCCGAGCTACCGTTCTACGAGCATTACTACGCAGGTGGCTTCAACTCGGTGCGCGGCTTCGAGGACAGCAGCCTCGGCCCGCGCGGCACCCCGAGCAAGGTGACGGTGGTTGATCCTGCGACCAATAATGTTGTGGTCGTGGACGGTCCGGGCGCCGATGGTCGGTTTACCGATCCGGATCAGGACCCGTTGCCGTTCGGTGGTAACGTGATGATCCAGGGTGGCGTGGAGTACCTGTTCCCGATGCCATTCGTGAAGGACCAGCGTCAACTGCGTACAGTGTTGTTCTGGGACGTCGGTAATGTGTTCGACACCAACTGCACCACGGAGCAAAAGAACAACAAGGCCAACGACTCGAGCTGCGATGTCGACTTTAACAACCTGGCCAGCTCTGTGGGTGTGGGTTTGACTTGGATTACCGCGCTGGGTCCGCTGAGTTTCAGTTTGGCCATGCCGGTCAAGAAGCCGGACGAGGCGGATACCCAGGTATTCCAGTTCTCTCTTGGCCAGACTTTCTAA
- the tsf gene encoding translation elongation factor Ts, producing MAEITAALVKELRERTGEGMMDCKKALTKAGGDIEKAIDDMRASGAIKAAKKAGNIAAEGAIAIKDDGKSAVLLEVNSQTDFLALQDDFKAFVAASVDKAFADKLTTVEPLIEAREADRLVLVGKTGENVNIRRLARVEGDVLGSYLHGNKIGVVVALKGGTVELAKDIAMHVAASNPEFLVPSQVSPEAIEREKNVFMSLNEDKMKGKPAEIVEKMIAGRITKFLAEASLVEQAFVKDPEITVGALAKKGGAEIVSFTRFAVGEGIEKPVDNFADEVAAQVAAASKQ from the coding sequence ATGGCAGAGATTACTGCAGCCCTGGTTAAAGAACTGCGCGAGCGCACTGGCGAAGGCATGATGGATTGCAAGAAGGCCTTGACCAAGGCTGGCGGCGACATCGAAAAAGCCATTGATGATATGCGTGCCTCGGGGGCCATCAAGGCCGCCAAGAAGGCTGGCAACATCGCTGCCGAAGGCGCCATCGCAATCAAGGACGACGGCAAATCTGCTGTTCTGCTCGAAGTTAACTCGCAGACTGACTTCCTGGCTCTGCAGGACGACTTCAAAGCCTTCGTCGCAGCTAGCGTCGACAAGGCTTTCGCTGACAAGCTGACCACCGTTGAGCCGCTGATCGAAGCGCGTGAAGCGGATCGTCTGGTTCTGGTCGGCAAGACCGGCGAGAACGTCAACATTCGTCGCTTGGCTCGTGTTGAAGGCGATGTACTGGGTTCCTACCTGCACGGCAATAAGATTGGCGTGGTTGTAGCCCTGAAGGGCGGTACTGTCGAGCTGGCCAAAGACATCGCGATGCACGTGGCTGCCAGCAACCCAGAGTTCCTGGTGCCGAGCCAAGTCTCTCCAGAGGCCATCGAGCGCGAGAAAAACGTGTTCATGTCCCTGAACGAAGACAAGATGAAGGGCAAGCCTGCTGAAATCGTCGAGAAGATGATTGCTGGCCGTATCACCAAGTTCCTGGCCGAGGCCAGTCTGGTTGAGCAAGCGTTCGTCAAGGATCCGGAAATCACCGTAGGTGCTCTGGCCAAGAAAGGCGGTGCAGAAATCGTTTCCTTTACCCGCTTCGCGGTTGGTGAAGGCATCGAGAAGCCGGTTGACAACTTTGCTGACGAAGTTGCTGCTCAAGTGGCTGCTGCCAGCAAGCAATAA
- the uppS gene encoding polyprenyl diphosphate synthase, translating to MNKTDKKAAKSMPQHVAIIMDGNNRWAKKRLLPGVAGHKAGVDAVRAVIEVCAEEGVEVLTLFAFSSENWQRPAEEVSALMELFLRALRREVKRLKANGISLRIIGDRSRFHAELQAAMAEAEASTAGEARFILQIAANYGGQWDIVQAAQQLALEVQAGRLQPEDVTAQALQGLLSTAGLPLPDLCIRTGGEHRISNFLLWQLAYSELYFSDLLWPDFKHEAMRKALANYATRQRRFGKTSEQVEAEARAKC from the coding sequence ATGAACAAGACGGACAAAAAGGCCGCTAAGAGCATGCCGCAGCATGTAGCCATCATCATGGATGGCAACAATCGCTGGGCGAAAAAACGCCTCTTGCCGGGAGTCGCCGGGCATAAGGCAGGCGTCGATGCGGTGCGGGCGGTCATCGAGGTGTGTGCCGAAGAAGGTGTCGAGGTGCTGACCTTGTTCGCCTTCTCCAGTGAAAACTGGCAGCGCCCCGCAGAAGAAGTCAGCGCCTTGATGGAGCTTTTTCTCCGAGCCTTGCGGCGAGAGGTCAAGCGGCTCAAGGCGAACGGCATAAGTCTGCGGATTATCGGTGATCGTTCGCGCTTTCATGCGGAGTTGCAGGCCGCTATGGCTGAGGCCGAGGCCTCTACAGCGGGCGAAGCCCGTTTCATCCTGCAAATTGCCGCCAATTATGGCGGCCAGTGGGACATCGTTCAGGCTGCTCAACAGCTTGCGTTAGAGGTCCAGGCAGGACGGCTGCAGCCGGAAGACGTGACCGCGCAGGCATTGCAGGGCCTACTTTCAACGGCTGGCCTGCCGCTGCCCGATCTTTGCATCCGCACCGGGGGCGAGCACCGCATCAGCAATTTCCTGTTGTGGCAGCTGGCCTATTCCGAGCTGTATTTCTCCGACCTGCTCTGGCCGGACTTCAAACACGAGGCCATGCGCAAGGCGCTGGCCAATTACGCTACCCGCCAACGCCGCTTCGGCAAGACCAGTGAGCAGGTGGAAGCCGAGGCACGGGCTAAATGTTGA
- the ispC gene encoding 1-deoxy-D-xylulose-5-phosphate reductoisomerase, with protein sequence MSVIQQVTVLGATGSIGLSTLDVIARHPQRYQVFALTGFSRLTELATLCIRHEPRYAVVPDAAAARELLRQLAGADLSTQVLVGEAGLCAVAADPEVDTVMAAIVGAAGLKPTLAAVEAGKKVLLANKEALVMSGALFMQAVRKSNAVLLPIDSEHNAIFQCLPVDYARGLAHGGVRRILLTASGGPFRQTPLAALADVSPEQACAHPNWSMGRKISVDSASMMNKGLELIEACWLFDARPAQIEIVIHPQSVIHSLVDYVDGSVLAQLGNPDMRTPISHALAWPERIDSGVAPLDLFAIGRLDFSPPDEERFPCLRLARQAAEAGGTRPSMLNAANEVAVAAFLERRIRFTEIASIIDDVLSLEAPGQASDLDVVLAADQDARISAGLWLERRGR encoded by the coding sequence GTGAGCGTTATCCAGCAAGTTACCGTGCTGGGCGCCACAGGTTCGATTGGACTCAGCACGTTAGACGTTATCGCTCGTCACCCCCAGCGTTACCAGGTTTTCGCGCTTACCGGGTTTTCCCGTCTGACGGAACTGGCGACCTTGTGTATCCGGCATGAGCCACGGTATGCGGTGGTGCCGGATGCGGCAGCGGCTCGCGAGCTTCTGCGGCAGCTGGCCGGCGCCGATCTCAGTACTCAAGTGCTCGTCGGCGAGGCGGGGCTGTGTGCGGTGGCGGCGGATCCCGAAGTCGACACGGTAATGGCGGCGATCGTCGGTGCTGCCGGGCTGAAGCCGACCTTGGCAGCGGTAGAGGCGGGCAAGAAAGTATTGCTGGCAAACAAGGAGGCCTTGGTGATGTCCGGCGCCTTGTTCATGCAGGCGGTGCGCAAAAGCAACGCCGTACTGTTGCCGATCGATAGCGAGCACAACGCAATTTTCCAATGCCTGCCGGTGGACTACGCCCGCGGTTTAGCCCATGGCGGGGTGCGTCGCATTCTCCTGACCGCGTCCGGCGGGCCGTTTCGGCAGACTCCCTTGGCGGCGTTGGCCGATGTGTCGCCGGAACAAGCGTGCGCGCATCCGAACTGGTCGATGGGGCGGAAGATTTCAGTCGACTCGGCCAGCATGATGAACAAGGGGCTGGAACTGATCGAAGCATGCTGGCTGTTTGATGCGCGGCCGGCACAGATTGAAATCGTGATTCATCCGCAAAGCGTTATTCATTCCCTGGTCGATTATGTGGATGGTTCCGTGCTCGCCCAGTTGGGTAATCCGGATATGCGTACACCGATCAGTCACGCCCTGGCCTGGCCTGAGCGTATCGATTCAGGCGTTGCGCCGCTCGATCTCTTCGCTATTGGTCGATTGGATTTCAGTCCGCCGGATGAGGAACGTTTTCCCTGCCTGCGCCTGGCGCGCCAGGCCGCAGAAGCAGGCGGAACTCGACCAAGCATGCTCAATGCTGCCAACGAAGTAGCGGTGGCGGCGTTCCTTGAGCGGCGCATCCGCTTTACCGAGATCGCGAGTATTATCGACGATGTATTGAGTCTCGAAGCACCCGGTCAGGCATCGGATCTCGATGTCGTGCTGGCGGCAGATCAGGATGCGCGGATATCCGCTGGGCTATGGCTTGAGCGTCGTGGACGCTAG
- the pyrH gene encoding UMP kinase: MAQQVSGRQPRYKRILLKLSGEALMGSEEFGIDPKVLDRMALEVGQLVGIGVQVGLVIGGGNLFRGAALSAAGMDRVTGDHMGMLATVMNALAMRDALERSNIPAIVMSAISMVGVTDHYDRRKAMRHLKTGEVVIFAAGTGNPFFTTDSAACLRAIEIDADMVLKATKVDGVYTADPFKDPHAEKFDRLTYDEVLDRKLGVMDLTAICLCRDHSMPLRVFNMNKPGALLNVVVGGAEGTLIEEGEQ, from the coding sequence ATGGCTCAGCAGGTGAGTGGTCGTCAACCTCGCTATAAACGCATTCTGCTCAAACTAAGCGGCGAAGCCTTGATGGGCTCGGAAGAATTCGGTATCGATCCCAAAGTGCTGGATCGTATGGCCTTGGAAGTCGGCCAATTGGTTGGCATCGGCGTGCAGGTCGGCCTGGTGATCGGTGGCGGCAACCTGTTCCGTGGCGCCGCGCTGAGCGCTGCGGGCATGGATCGGGTTACTGGCGACCATATGGGCATGCTGGCTACGGTAATGAACGCCCTGGCCATGCGCGACGCCCTGGAGCGTTCGAATATTCCAGCCATCGTCATGTCCGCTATCTCGATGGTCGGCGTTACCGACCATTACGATCGCCGCAAGGCCATGCGCCACCTGAAGACCGGTGAAGTGGTGATTTTCGCTGCAGGCACGGGTAATCCCTTCTTTACTACCGATTCCGCTGCGTGCTTGCGCGCTATCGAGATTGACGCCGACATGGTCCTCAAGGCGACCAAGGTCGATGGTGTCTATACCGCTGATCCGTTCAAGGATCCGCATGCGGAGAAGTTCGACCGCTTGACCTATGACGAAGTGCTGGATCGCAAGCTGGGTGTGATGGATCTGACGGCCATCTGCCTGTGTCGCGATCACTCCATGCCGTTGCGGGTTTTTAATATGAATAAACCGGGCGCCCTGCTGAATGTTGTAGTCGGCGGCGCTGAAGGAACTTTGATCGAGGAGGGTGAGCAATGA